Proteins encoded in a region of the Flavobacteriales bacterium genome:
- a CDS encoding TetR/AcrR family transcriptional regulator, with protein sequence MQRKKDEIYQSILVVAKEEFIQRGYKNTSMREISKKSGIGLSNIYNYFNNKDEIFRAVLAPLISYIDCLYEQHTEDDYLSLELFNSEDYQRKSIEMMVSLVKNFRNELRLLLFHAYGSSLENFKEVYSEKYTVVSIEFLKNIKAKYPNLNTEISPFFLHTLSSWMFTTIGEIVSHDELEEKEISEFMSNYISFGTAGWKALLGV encoded by the coding sequence ATGCAGAGAAAGAAAGATGAAATATATCAATCGATTTTAGTTGTTGCAAAAGAAGAGTTTATACAACGCGGCTACAAAAATACTTCGATGCGAGAAATATCAAAAAAGTCTGGAATAGGGCTGAGTAATATTTACAATTATTTTAATAACAAAGATGAAATTTTTAGGGCTGTTTTAGCACCATTAATTTCATACATAGATTGTTTGTATGAACAGCATACAGAAGATGATTACCTTTCTTTAGAACTGTTTAACTCAGAAGATTATCAGAGAAAGAGTATTGAAATGATGGTCAGCTTAGTTAAAAATTTTAGAAATGAATTAAGGCTATTACTGTTCCATGCCTATGGTTCTTCATTAGAAAATTTTAAAGAGGTTTATTCTGAAAAATATACTGTAGTATCTATTGAATTCCTTAAAAATATTAAGGCTAAATACCCTAACTTAAATACTGAGATATCACCGTTTTTTCTGCATACACTGAGTTCATGGATGTTTACAACTATAGGTGAAATTGTTAGTCACGATGAATTAGAAGAAAAAGAAATCAGTGAATTTATGTCCAATTATATCAGCTTTGGTACAGCTGGATGGAAGGCGTTATTAGGCGTCTAA